In Halosegnis marinus, one genomic interval encodes:
- a CDS encoding transcriptional regulator produces MQGADRTTRQRIADHLRAETTEAGTLANEFETTTADALAHVKHIAKSLDGTDERLLAAPPRCRDCGFSDFDDPANRPSRCPECKSESLTEPAFKIE; encoded by the coding sequence ATGCAGGGTGCGGACCGGACCACCCGACAGCGCATCGCCGACCACCTCCGCGCGGAGACGACGGAGGCTGGCACGCTCGCCAACGAGTTCGAGACCACGACGGCGGACGCGCTGGCGCACGTGAAACACATCGCCAAGTCGCTCGACGGGACCGACGAGCGCCTGCTCGCCGCGCCCCCGCGGTGTCGCGACTGCGGCTTCTCCGACTTCGACGACCCCGCCAACAGGCCGTCGCGGTGTCCGGAGTGCAAGAGCGAGAGCCTCACCGAACCCGCGTTCAAGATAGAGTAG
- a CDS encoding CPBP family intramembrane glutamic endopeptidase, with protein MSRRARLRARLAGRGGPLSRLSWVQRALLVGLALAAVWSWWYPAGLNERVFKDLTLYLTIPAALAVVHGRHLGWRVDRRALRNTLLLAAFVTPFYLVGSSLPSVRAYYPMWGGTLDNFWVHSVKQFAVVLAAETYYRGLLCVGVREVGRKAAFISPVIYAFHHLGKPPIELLLSGPTDVLFGLVDYESDSILPSVVAHGFGLLLLDWLVLHDPLIPTETVVRALSWLPLPL; from the coding sequence GTGTCCCGCAGGGCGCGGCTCCGCGCGCGGCTCGCCGGTAGGGGAGGCCCGCTCTCGCGGCTCTCGTGGGTCCAGCGCGCGCTGCTCGTCGGCCTCGCGCTCGCGGCCGTGTGGTCGTGGTGGTACCCCGCCGGCCTGAACGAGCGCGTCTTCAAGGACCTCACGCTCTACCTGACGATACCGGCGGCGCTGGCGGTCGTCCACGGCCGCCACCTCGGCTGGCGCGTGGACCGCCGCGCGCTCCGCAACACCCTGCTCCTCGCGGCGTTCGTCACCCCCTTCTACCTCGTGGGGTCGTCGCTCCCCTCCGTCCGGGCCTACTACCCGATGTGGGGCGGCACGCTGGACAACTTCTGGGTCCACTCCGTCAAGCAGTTCGCGGTCGTGCTGGCCGCGGAGACGTACTACCGCGGCCTGCTCTGTGTCGGCGTCCGCGAGGTGGGCCGCAAGGCCGCGTTCATCAGCCCGGTCATCTACGCCTTTCACCACCTCGGGAAGCCCCCCATCGAACTGCTCCTCTCGGGGCCGACGGACGTGCTGTTCGGCCTCGTGGACTACGAGTCCGACTCCATCCTCCCGTCGGTCGTCGCGCACGGCTTCGGCCTGTTGCTGCTCGACTGGCTGGTGCTCCACGACCCCCTGATTCCGACGGAGACGGTGGTGCGCGCGCTGTCGTGGCTCCCCCTTCCCCTCTGA
- a CDS encoding DUF5789 family protein: MADDEEDEGPVVELGDGPAVEGVPLAQVTSRLHFGIERSEIVRREGDTAIRTPDGPRDLSDVLAESDETYFPTRQEFESTVRAVVGTGPVPTE; encoded by the coding sequence ATGGCAGACGACGAGGAAGACGAGGGCCCGGTCGTCGAACTCGGCGACGGGCCGGCGGTCGAGGGCGTGCCGCTCGCGCAGGTGACCTCGCGGCTCCACTTCGGCATCGAGCGGAGCGAAATCGTCCGCCGGGAGGGCGACACCGCGATCCGCACCCCCGACGGCCCCCGCGACCTGAGCGACGTGCTCGCCGAGAGCGACGAGACGTACTTCCCGACGCGACAGGAGTTCGAGTCGACGGTCCGGGCCGTCGTCGGCACGGGCCCCGTCCCGACCGAGTAG
- a CDS encoding DUF302 domain-containing protein encodes MLPIDPSELTGEDIGEKRATLHMDHEAAIEHVREAFTDAGFGVATEFSPSEMLNEKVDAGRDPYYVLGACNPNMADRALDASDRRIGGLFPCNVVIWQEEPGVQTVYHVSIMRIARLAGMAPDDEAMADIVADTGELVEAAWANLDAV; translated from the coding sequence ATGCTCCCAATCGACCCGAGCGAACTGACCGGCGAGGACATCGGCGAGAAGCGCGCGACCCTCCACATGGACCACGAGGCGGCGATAGAACACGTCCGCGAGGCGTTCACGGACGCCGGGTTCGGCGTCGCGACGGAGTTCTCCCCCTCGGAGATGCTCAACGAGAAGGTGGACGCCGGCCGCGACCCCTACTACGTGCTCGGCGCGTGCAACCCGAACATGGCCGACCGGGCGCTCGACGCCTCGGACAGGCGTATCGGCGGGCTGTTCCCGTGTAACGTCGTCATCTGGCAGGAGGAGCCGGGCGTCCAGACGGTGTACCACGTCTCCATCATGCGCATCGCGCGGCTCGCGGGGATGGCTCCGGACGACGAGGCGATGGCCGACATCGTCGCCGACACCGGCGAACTGGTCGAGGCGGCGTGGGCGAACCTCGACGCCGTCTAG
- the nreA gene encoding DNA repair protein NreA yields the protein MELGDYIEGLGDDEAARRRQLAQEKSYAITEYLEDAERSMDETLQGDSLFGSTAPGIFVGRSSYPDVSAGVLAPVAEPERAADFETGPHWYERGYSIDDVFRSRTSLLNSSQRTNVHVADSWDGFTGVQREVAIADRPVDVEVGLDGRPEVDMDVSFADISTPTGPRATAEYADLAENPHVPKPVEYTLSDDDWGAQGAMTYLYNRGLDVYQIENVLSAGALGVAENRKLVPTRWSITAVDDTICEFLRGQVYNAPSVDATEVWYNEYLGNRFWVILAPGDFEYELVELKAPGSVWNPEGRGYSVTSDYEGFDGRTDYASETAGAYYAAKLGALEHLADRGRQAKVLVVRHVTPDYWGPAGVWQVRETVRNAFTEGEPGEAETLHDAVKELLPRWPVDLEALRRNSELVAGVQSSLAAFARKEGL from the coding sequence ATGGAACTCGGCGACTACATCGAGGGGCTCGGCGACGACGAGGCGGCCCGGCGCCGGCAGTTGGCCCAGGAGAAGTCCTACGCCATCACGGAGTACCTCGAGGACGCCGAGCGGTCGATGGACGAGACCCTGCAGGGCGACTCGCTGTTCGGGTCCACGGCGCCCGGCATCTTCGTCGGGCGGTCGTCGTACCCGGACGTGTCGGCGGGCGTGCTCGCCCCCGTCGCCGAACCGGAGCGCGCGGCGGACTTCGAGACCGGCCCGCACTGGTACGAGCGCGGCTACAGCATCGACGACGTGTTCCGGTCGCGCACGAGCCTGCTGAACTCCTCGCAGCGGACGAACGTCCACGTCGCGGACTCGTGGGACGGCTTCACCGGCGTCCAGCGCGAGGTGGCTATCGCCGACCGCCCCGTGGACGTGGAGGTGGGCCTCGACGGCCGCCCCGAGGTGGACATGGACGTCTCCTTCGCGGACATCTCGACGCCGACCGGGCCGCGCGCGACGGCCGAGTACGCGGACCTCGCGGAGAACCCCCACGTCCCCAAGCCGGTCGAGTACACGCTCTCGGACGACGACTGGGGCGCACAGGGGGCGATGACGTACCTCTACAACCGCGGGCTGGACGTGTATCAGATCGAAAACGTGCTGTCGGCGGGCGCGCTCGGGGTCGCGGAGAACCGGAAGCTCGTGCCGACGCGGTGGTCCATCACGGCGGTGGACGACACGATATGCGAGTTCCTGCGCGGGCAGGTGTACAACGCCCCGAGCGTCGACGCCACGGAGGTGTGGTACAACGAGTACCTCGGCAACCGCTTCTGGGTGATCCTCGCGCCCGGCGACTTCGAGTACGAGCTGGTGGAGCTGAAGGCGCCCGGCTCCGTCTGGAACCCGGAGGGGCGCGGCTACAGCGTCACGAGCGACTACGAGGGGTTCGACGGCCGCACGGACTACGCCTCGGAGACGGCGGGCGCGTACTACGCCGCGAAGCTCGGCGCGCTCGAACACCTCGCCGACCGGGGCCGGCAGGCGAAGGTGCTCGTCGTGCGCCACGTCACCCCCGACTACTGGGGGCCGGCGGGCGTCTGGCAGGTGCGCGAGACGGTGCGCAACGCCTTCACCGAGGGGGAGCCGGGCGAGGCGGAGACGCTCCACGACGCCGTGAAGGAGCTGCTCCCGCGGTGGCCCGTCGACTTGGAGGCGCTCCGGCGCAACTCCGAACTCGTCGCCGGGGTCCAGTCGAGCCTCGCGGCGTTCGCGCGGAAAGAAGGCCTATAG
- a CDS encoding phosphoribosylaminoimidazolesuccinocarboxamide synthase, producing the protein MTSVKEFRVAEEATPARLGRGAFVFTDDYSVFDWGKMPDAIPNKGAALCAMGAANFERLEAEGIDTHYRGVVANGETRPLAEAAVPPREMAIDLTRVPDLPHEGRDYDYDAFHADAGENYLIPLEIVFRNTVPVGSSLRSRASPADFDIDADEWPDEPVDLPEPVVEFSTKFEESDRYLTRAEADRVAGAADIDELESVARAVNDLVTGTAAEAGLVHEDGKIECCYFDGDVLVADVVGTFDENRFSYDGQQLSKEVVRQYHKREQPEWVAAVSEAKERAKREDVADWRTLCERDPEPLPEYVVDATRDMYTAGANAYLDRDLFDAPELPEAVAAVREL; encoded by the coding sequence ATGACGAGCGTCAAGGAGTTCCGGGTCGCCGAGGAGGCGACGCCGGCCCGGCTCGGGCGCGGCGCGTTCGTGTTCACGGACGACTACTCGGTGTTCGACTGGGGGAAGATGCCCGACGCCATCCCGAACAAGGGTGCGGCGCTGTGTGCGATGGGGGCGGCGAACTTCGAGCGGCTGGAGGCCGAGGGAATCGACACGCACTACCGCGGCGTCGTGGCCAACGGCGAGACGCGCCCGCTCGCCGAGGCCGCCGTGCCGCCCCGCGAGATGGCCATCGACCTCACGCGCGTCCCGGACCTCCCCCACGAGGGGCGCGACTACGACTACGACGCCTTCCACGCCGACGCCGGGGAGAACTACCTGATACCGCTGGAAATCGTCTTCCGGAACACGGTCCCCGTGGGGTCGTCGCTCCGCTCGCGGGCGTCGCCGGCCGACTTCGACATCGACGCCGACGAGTGGCCCGACGAGCCGGTGGACCTCCCCGAGCCGGTCGTGGAGTTCTCCACGAAGTTCGAGGAGTCCGACCGCTATCTCACCCGAGCGGAGGCCGACCGGGTCGCCGGGGCGGCCGATATCGACGAACTCGAATCGGTCGCGCGCGCGGTCAACGACCTCGTGACCGGCACCGCCGCGGAGGCGGGGCTGGTCCACGAGGACGGGAAGATAGAGTGCTGTTACTTCGACGGCGACGTACTCGTCGCGGACGTGGTCGGCACCTTCGACGAGAACCGCTTCTCGTACGACGGCCAACAGCTCTCGAAGGAGGTCGTCCGCCAGTACCACAAGCGCGAACAGCCCGAGTGGGTCGCGGCCGTGAGCGAGGCGAAGGAACGCGCGAAACGGGAGGACGTGGCCGACTGGCGCACGCTCTGCGAGCGCGACCCCGAGCCGCTCCCCGAGTACGTCGTCGACGCGACCCGCGACATGTACACCGCGGGCGCGAACGCATACCTCGACCGCGACCTGTTCGACGCGCCCGAGTTGCCCGAGGCGGTCGCGGCCGTCCGGGAGCTCTGA
- a CDS encoding formyltetrahydrofolate deformylase: MTRQYTQITVVGDDKTGIIARVTSLLFERGINIEDLDQAVREGVFRMTLHVDTAEMTCTEDELREALADLGDEIGQDVRVRFPADRDTRTIAVLATKESHCLEALFAEWADGKLDAEISVVIANHDDLEPLAERYDVPFHDVGDEKGTPDEAELLDLLDEYDADLIVLARYMRILGPEVVFRYEDRIINIHPSLLPAFPGAEAYRQAREEGVRIAGVTAHYVTTDLDQGPVIAQRAFDVPADAEVGEIERRGQPLEASALLEAVRLHLDDAVYVHRGRVELRDGVERGDYQLGLPPEMSSLNPDRPVDGLGAALAED; encoded by the coding sequence GTGACCCGCCAGTACACACAGATAACCGTCGTCGGCGACGACAAGACGGGAATCATCGCGCGGGTCACCTCGCTGCTGTTCGAGCGCGGCATCAACATCGAGGACCTCGACCAGGCGGTCCGGGAGGGCGTCTTCCGGATGACGCTCCACGTCGACACCGCGGAGATGACCTGCACCGAGGACGAACTCCGCGAGGCGCTCGCGGACCTCGGCGACGAGATCGGGCAGGACGTCCGGGTTCGGTTCCCGGCGGACCGCGACACGCGGACCATCGCCGTGCTGGCGACGAAGGAGAGCCACTGTCTGGAGGCGCTGTTCGCGGAGTGGGCCGACGGGAAGCTCGACGCCGAGATATCCGTCGTCATCGCCAACCACGACGACCTCGAACCGCTGGCCGAGCGGTACGACGTCCCCTTCCACGACGTGGGCGACGAGAAGGGGACGCCGGACGAGGCGGAACTGCTCGACCTGCTCGACGAGTACGACGCGGACCTCATCGTCCTCGCGCGGTACATGCGCATCCTCGGCCCGGAGGTCGTCTTCCGCTACGAGGACCGCATCATCAACATCCACCCGAGCCTCCTCCCCGCGTTCCCCGGCGCGGAGGCGTACCGGCAGGCCCGCGAGGAGGGCGTCCGCATCGCGGGCGTGACGGCCCACTACGTGACGACGGACCTCGACCAGGGGCCGGTCATCGCCCAGCGCGCCTTCGACGTGCCGGCCGACGCCGAGGTCGGGGAGATAGAGCGCCGCGGCCAGCCCCTGGAGGCGTCGGCGCTTTTGGAGGCGGTGCGGCTCCACCTCGACGACGCGGTGTACGTCCACCGGGGGCGCGTCGAACTCCGCGACGGCGTCGAGCGGGGCGACTACCAGCTCGGCCTGCCGCCCGAGATGTCGTCGCTCAACCCCGACCGGCCGGTGGACGGGCTGGGCGCGGCGCTGGCCGAGGACTGA
- the purS gene encoding phosphoribosylformylglycinamidine synthase subunit PurS produces MTAYTATVTVRLKHGVLDPEAETTERALERLGFELSDLRSADRFEIDLDAADADAARDRAGEMAERLLANPTIHDYEVAVAEAE; encoded by the coding sequence ATGACCGCCTACACCGCGACGGTGACCGTCCGGCTGAAACACGGGGTCCTCGACCCGGAGGCCGAGACGACCGAGCGGGCGCTCGAACGGCTCGGCTTCGAACTCTCCGACCTCCGGAGCGCCGACCGCTTCGAGATAGACCTCGACGCCGCGGACGCCGACGCCGCCCGCGACCGCGCGGGCGAGATGGCCGAACGACTGCTCGCGAACCCGACCATCCACGACTACGAGGTCGCGGTGGCCGAGGCCGAATGA
- the purQ gene encoding phosphoribosylformylglycinamidine synthase I — MTVAVVRFGGSNCDRDALAALDHLGVDADIVWHEDGLPSDTDGVVVPGGFSYGDYLRAGAMAARSPVMEEVRAAADDGVPVLGVCNGAQIGSESGLTPGAFTTNRSARFQCEHVHLRVENADTPFTRAFDEGEVLSLPIAHGEGRFEITDDALADLESEDRVLFRYCDAAGAVTEAANPNGSKGNVAGVLGERDHVAVLMPHPERATLPDIAAPNGAGTDGAGVLAAFQ, encoded by the coding sequence ATGACCGTCGCCGTCGTCCGGTTCGGCGGGTCGAACTGCGACCGCGACGCGCTCGCGGCGCTCGACCACCTCGGCGTCGACGCCGACATCGTCTGGCACGAGGACGGCCTTCCGAGCGATACCGACGGCGTCGTCGTCCCCGGCGGCTTCTCCTACGGCGACTACCTCCGGGCCGGCGCGATGGCCGCGCGCTCGCCCGTGATGGAGGAGGTCCGCGCCGCGGCCGACGACGGCGTCCCCGTCCTCGGCGTCTGCAACGGCGCGCAGATCGGCTCCGAGTCGGGGCTGACCCCCGGCGCGTTCACCACCAACCGCTCGGCGCGCTTCCAGTGCGAACACGTCCACCTGCGCGTCGAGAACGCGGACACCCCCTTCACCCGCGCGTTCGACGAGGGCGAGGTGCTCTCGCTCCCCATCGCGCACGGCGAGGGGCGCTTCGAAATCACCGACGACGCGCTCGCCGACCTCGAATCCGAGGACCGGGTGCTGTTCCGGTACTGCGATGCGGCGGGCGCGGTCACGGAAGCGGCGAACCCCAACGGCTCGAAGGGGAACGTCGCGGGCGTGCTCGGCGAGCGCGACCACGTCGCCGTCTTGATGCCCCACCCCGAGCGCGCGACGCTGCCCGACATCGCGGCGCCGAACGGCGCTGGCACCGACGGCGCGGGCGTGCTGGCGGCGTTTCAGTAA
- a CDS encoding aminotransferase class IV has translation MQYHVDGSLVPAAEATVSVEDRGFRYGDAAFETCRAYGGEVFAWDRHAARLERTCETLGMPDAVPDDLPVRVADTLDANDLRDAYVRVSVTRGVQPGKLTPDAETDPTVVVTTKPLPRGGVDGERVWDGGATVQTVKTRRTPSNAVPADAKTHNYLNGIMARLELRRVSNEGYSPDEALLRDQSGALAEGTTSNVFFVDDGALHTPAAGELLPGITRELVLALAREESFPVETGTYDVDDLRSADEAFLTNTTWEVRPIEQADGIRVGSGPITALCQRLYDELVEERCY, from the coding sequence ATGCAGTACCACGTCGACGGCTCGCTCGTCCCCGCGGCCGAGGCGACGGTCAGCGTCGAGGACCGCGGCTTCCGCTACGGCGACGCCGCCTTCGAGACGTGTCGCGCCTACGGCGGCGAGGTGTTCGCGTGGGACCGCCACGCCGCGCGCCTCGAACGCACCTGCGAGACGCTCGGGATGCCCGACGCGGTCCCCGACGACCTCCCGGTCCGCGTCGCGGACACCCTCGACGCCAACGACCTCCGCGACGCCTACGTCCGGGTGTCCGTCACCCGCGGCGTCCAGCCCGGCAAGCTCACCCCCGACGCCGAGACGGACCCGACCGTCGTCGTGACGACGAAGCCACTGCCCCGCGGCGGCGTGGACGGCGAGCGCGTCTGGGACGGGGGCGCCACGGTCCAGACGGTGAAGACCCGCCGCACGCCGTCGAACGCCGTCCCCGCGGACGCGAAGACCCACAACTACCTCAACGGCATCATGGCGCGGCTGGAACTCCGCCGGGTGTCGAACGAGGGGTACAGCCCCGACGAGGCCCTGTTGCGCGACCAGTCGGGCGCGCTCGCGGAGGGGACGACGAGCAACGTCTTCTTCGTCGACGACGGTGCCCTCCATACCCCAGCGGCGGGCGAACTGCTCCCCGGCATCACCCGCGAACTCGTCTTAGCCCTCGCCCGCGAGGAGTCGTTCCCCGTCGAGACGGGCACCTACGACGTGGACGACCTGCGGAGCGCGGACGAGGCGTTCCTCACGAACACGACGTGGGAGGTCCGGCCCATCGAGCAGGCGGACGGGATACGGGTCGGCAGCGGGCCGATAACGGCGCTGTGCCAGCGGCTCTACGACGAACTGGTCGAGGAGCGCTGTTACTGA
- a CDS encoding SOUL family heme-binding protein, which translates to MVRASTALAGLVGGAVAVAGGWSLYQRYTTEQVPYTVVARVGDAELRRYPATVLVETVADSQREAFGRLFRYIDGHNAGDAGISMTAPVATDRGTEVSMTAPVEVGPGTDVSMTAPVERGRDGDGVRMAFYLPAEYDLESAPQPLDESVSLVVVPERTLAVRRFSWRATAERVGRETERLLETLSSADVETTDEPFYMGYDAPWTLPFLRRNEVAVEVAR; encoded by the coding sequence ATGGTCCGAGCATCGACCGCGCTGGCCGGCCTCGTCGGCGGCGCGGTGGCGGTCGCGGGCGGATGGAGCCTCTATCAGCGGTACACGACGGAGCAGGTGCCGTACACCGTCGTCGCACGCGTCGGCGACGCGGAACTGCGCCGCTACCCGGCGACGGTGCTGGTAGAGACGGTCGCGGACAGCCAGCGGGAGGCGTTCGGCCGCCTGTTCCGCTACATCGACGGGCACAACGCCGGGGACGCGGGCATCTCGATGACCGCGCCCGTCGCCACCGACCGGGGGACGGAGGTGTCGATGACGGCCCCCGTCGAGGTCGGCCCCGGCACCGACGTGTCGATGACTGCCCCCGTCGAGCGCGGCCGCGACGGCGACGGCGTCCGGATGGCCTTCTACCTCCCCGCCGAGTACGACCTCGAGTCCGCGCCCCAGCCGCTCGACGAGTCCGTGAGCCTCGTGGTCGTCCCCGAGCGGACGCTCGCAGTGCGGCGGTTCTCGTGGCGCGCGACGGCCGAGCGCGTCGGTCGCGAGACGGAGCGCCTGCTGGAGACGTTGTCGAGCGCCGACGTCGAGACGACGGACGAGCCGTTCTACATGGGCTACGACGCGCCGTGGACGCTCCCGTTCCTGCGGCGCAACGAGGTCGCCGTCGAGGTCGCGCGCTAG
- a CDS encoding anthranilate synthase component II yields MTEATVLVVDNYDSFVYNLVQYVGEALVDLGHTHDEAREALVVRRNDALTVGDIERMAPDAVVVSPGPGTPESAGVCVPLFRETSYPTLGVCLGHQALCAANGAPVGHAPDVVHGKPSVVTHDGAGVFRDLPDALSVGRYHSLSVERGDLPDALAETARTEDERGVVMGVRHAEKPHEGVQFHPESILTEHGRRMVRTFVGDAL; encoded by the coding sequence GTGACTGAGGCGACCGTCCTCGTCGTGGACAACTACGACTCGTTCGTCTACAACCTCGTCCAGTACGTCGGCGAGGCGCTCGTCGACCTCGGCCACACCCACGACGAGGCGCGCGAGGCGCTCGTCGTCCGCCGGAACGACGCCCTCACCGTCGGCGATATCGAACGCATGGCCCCCGACGCCGTCGTCGTCTCGCCCGGCCCGGGGACGCCCGAGTCCGCGGGCGTCTGTGTTCCCCTGTTCCGCGAGACGTCGTACCCGACGCTCGGGGTGTGTCTCGGCCACCAGGCGCTGTGTGCCGCGAACGGCGCGCCAGTCGGCCACGCACCCGACGTGGTCCACGGGAAGCCCTCGGTCGTGACCCACGACGGCGCGGGCGTGTTCCGCGACCTGCCGGACGCGCTCTCCGTCGGGCGCTACCACTCGCTGTCGGTCGAGCGCGGCGACCTCCCCGACGCGCTCGCGGAGACGGCGCGCACGGAGGACGAGCGTGGGGTCGTGATGGGCGTCCGCCACGCCGAGAAACCCCACGAGGGCGTACAGTTCCACCCGGAGTCGATTCTCACCGAACACGGCAGGCGGATGGTGCGGACGTTCGTCGGCGACGCGCTCTAG
- a CDS encoding anthranilate synthase component I family protein yields MPRVVTDRAAFRETAAAAPDGARVPVEVRVAVDDPFDAYRRARGDTGVFYETTGGQNGWGYFATDPECLASVEEGVFDALRDLLADESLARGDCDVPYPCGAFGWLSYDAVRELETLPDDAVRDRDLPRLQFGVFPTVAAWEAADAREGEVTLRVCSCPRVTDPEADYEAAREAALALARDAAEGTPAPVEPRVRAEEVRFSGDCTRAEFAERVRRVKRYVRDGDTFQTNVSQRLVAPAAVHPVEAYDALREVNPAPYSGLVEFPGVDLVSASPELLLDANPEGRLLTEPIAGTRPRGGDPDEDAALERELTGDEKERAEHAMLVDLERNDLGKVSRFGSVEVSEYRRVDRYSEVMHLVSLVEGDLRGDHDTVDAIAATFPGGTITGAPKPRTMEIIDEVEATRRGPYTGSMFALGFDGRATLNIVIRTLVRYGDEYGLRVGAGVVHDSDPDAEYEETLDKGRALVTALDAALDRTRLSVEGDGD; encoded by the coding sequence ATGCCGCGGGTCGTCACCGACCGTGCCGCCTTCCGCGAGACAGCGGCCGCCGCGCCCGACGGCGCGCGCGTCCCCGTCGAGGTGCGCGTCGCCGTCGACGACCCGTTCGACGCCTACCGTCGCGCCCGCGGCGACACGGGCGTCTTCTACGAGACCACCGGCGGACAGAACGGATGGGGCTACTTCGCTACGGACCCCGAGTGCCTCGCGAGCGTCGAGGAGGGGGTTTTCGACGCCCTGCGCGACCTCCTCGCCGACGAGTCGCTCGCGCGCGGCGACTGCGACGTTCCGTACCCGTGCGGCGCGTTCGGCTGGCTCTCCTACGACGCCGTGCGCGAACTCGAAACGCTCCCCGACGACGCCGTGCGCGACCGCGACCTGCCCCGCCTCCAGTTCGGCGTCTTCCCCACCGTCGCGGCGTGGGAGGCCGCGGACGCCCGCGAGGGCGAGGTCACCCTGCGCGTCTGCTCGTGTCCGCGCGTGACGGACCCCGAGGCCGACTACGAGGCGGCCCGCGAGGCCGCGCTCGCGCTCGCCCGCGACGCCGCGGAGGGAACGCCCGCCCCCGTCGAACCCCGCGTGCGCGCCGAGGAAGTACGCTTCTCCGGCGACTGCACCCGCGCCGAGTTCGCGGAGCGGGTCCGCCGCGTCAAGCGATACGTCCGCGACGGCGACACCTTCCAGACGAACGTGAGCCAGCGGCTGGTCGCGCCCGCCGCGGTCCACCCGGTCGAGGCCTACGACGCGCTCCGCGAGGTGAACCCCGCGCCCTACTCCGGCCTCGTCGAGTTCCCCGGCGTCGACCTCGTGAGCGCGTCGCCGGAACTCCTGCTCGACGCGAACCCCGAGGGCCGCCTGCTGACCGAACCCATCGCCGGCACGCGACCGCGGGGTGGCGACCCCGACGAGGACGCCGCGCTGGAGCGCGAACTGACCGGCGACGAGAAGGAGCGCGCGGAACACGCGATGCTGGTCGACCTCGAACGCAACGACCTCGGGAAGGTGTCGCGGTTCGGGAGCGTCGAGGTGTCGGAGTACCGCCGGGTCGACCGCTACTCCGAGGTGATGCACCTCGTCTCGCTCGTCGAGGGCGACCTGCGCGGCGACCACGACACCGTGGACGCGATAGCCGCGACGTTCCCCGGCGGCACCATCACCGGGGCGCCCAAACCCCGGACGATGGAGATAATCGACGAGGTGGAGGCCACCCGCCGGGGACCGTACACCGGGTCGATGTTCGCGCTCGGGTTCGACGGCCGCGCGACCCTCAACATCGTTATCCGCACGCTCGTCCGGTACGGCGACGAGTACGGCCTCCGGGTCGGCGCGGGCGTCGTCCACGACTCCGACCCCGACGCCGAGTACGAGGAGACGCTCGACAAGGGCCGTGCGCTCGTCACCGCGTTGGACGCCGCGCTCGACCGCACCCGCCTCTCCGTGGAGGGCGACGGTGACTGA
- a CDS encoding helix-hairpin-helix domain-containing protein, which yields MGLLDTLKSVLGIGSSRDEEPDASNERAVKEPAAAGTDASGSTASVTEEPPETPGDDEVAEAAEPAEAAGPSSQVSEPLDDEDDEDEQEDAEAAAHKEGSASVTEEPPADDEAAEPAEAAGDVTDHAGTDHEAAEPAEAAGPVPEEPEDGHRHVESVSGIGPAYAKRLADAGVESVVQLVEADADALADETGISAKRLRRWQERAEE from the coding sequence ATGGGACTGCTGGATACGCTGAAATCGGTACTCGGCATCGGGTCGAGTAGGGACGAGGAGCCGGACGCGTCGAACGAACGCGCCGTGAAGGAGCCGGCCGCGGCCGGCACCGACGCGAGCGGGTCGACCGCCTCCGTGACCGAGGAGCCGCCGGAGACGCCCGGCGACGACGAGGTGGCCGAGGCGGCCGAGCCCGCGGAGGCCGCCGGCCCGAGTTCGCAGGTCTCGGAGCCGCTCGACGACGAGGACGACGAGGACGAGCAGGAGGACGCCGAGGCCGCGGCCCACAAGGAGGGCTCGGCGTCGGTGACGGAGGAGCCGCCGGCCGACGACGAGGCGGCCGAACCCGCCGAAGCCGCGGGCGACGTGACCGACCACGCCGGCACGGACCACGAGGCGGCCGAACCCGCGGAGGCCGCCGGCCCCGTCCCGGAGGAGCCGGAGGACGGCCACCGGCACGTCGAGTCCGTCAGCGGCATCGGCCCCGCCTACGCCAAGCGGCTCGCGGACGCGGGCGTCGAGTCCGTCGTCCAGCTGGTCGAGGCCGACGCCGACGCCCTCGCCGACGAGACGGGCATCTCCGCGAAGCGCCTCCGGCGCTGGCAGGAGCGCGCGGAGGAGTAG